The following coding sequences lie in one Cloeon dipterum chromosome 1, ieCloDipt1.1, whole genome shotgun sequence genomic window:
- the LOC135948233 gene encoding transmembrane reductase CYB561D2-like, whose translation MDSENTVSAHSEIGSHIPDVSNANKKPESRKSGRPSFRVAFFSLGDSLCHALTISMVVYFFWDCLNQSISSLTGWHASLFTLAYVFFMTEGLLIFLPHSVISRGWGHKYLIKLHWILELLGFICLASGMTIIIVSKNQSNRRHFVSSHAITGLVAVILAVLVSLFGWWTRLDRKYHLGLKMSHLKLIHTALGVVSYGVGMAAQILGYFTHYYMKKHDVEWRVFLSVMTALLSLVAFLFASTSLYKRTREILRK comes from the exons ATGGATAGCGAGAATACTGTTTCTGCCCACTCCGAGATTGGCAGCCACATTCCTGATGTTTCCAACGCCAACAAAAAGCCGGAGTCACGCAAAAGCGGTCGGCCCAGCTTCAGGGTGGCGTTTTTCAGTTTGGGCGACTCGCTTTGCCATGCATTGACCATCTCGATGGTGGTTTACTTCTTCTGGGACTGTCTAAATCAGTCCATCAGCAGCCTGACCGGTTGGCATGCATCGCTTTTTACATTAGCG TACGTGTTTTTCATGACGGAGGGCTTGCTCATCTTCCTGCCACACAGCGTGATCAGCCGGGGATGGGGACACAAGTATCTGATCAAGCTGCACTGGATTTTGGAGCTTTTAGGATTCATTTGTCTTGCTTCCGGCATGACCATCATCATCGTGTCCAAAAATCAGAGTAACAGACGCCACTTCGTCTCGTCGCACGCCATCACAGGCCTTGTAGCCGTGATTTTAGCTGTGCTGGTCAGTCTGTTCGGCTGGTGGACCAGGCTGGACAG aaaGTATCACCTGGGCCTCAAAATGTCCCATTTGAAGTTGATCCACACGGCACTGGGCGTTGTTTCGTACGGCGTGGGAATGGCTGCTCAAATACTTGGTTATTTCACACACTACTACATGAAAAAACACGATGTCGAGTGGCGGGTGTTCCTGTCTGTGATGACAGCGCTCCTGAGCCTGGTTGCCTTCCTCTTTGCCTCGACGAGCCTTTACAAGAGGACCAGGGAAATTTTGCGCAAGTGA
- the LOC135941684 gene encoding procathepsin L-like: MYHFLGTLARVRKQNELYEKGESTWKAGINQFADMDDNEFKTTYLGFKTWFIKDNEVGATFISPHGVELPPSKDWRELGAVTPIKDQGQCGSCWAFSATGSLEGQHFRKTGVLVSLSEQDLVDCSHKYDNHGCDGGLMDNAFLYVKRNKGIDTEEAYPYEGQDGKCRFNASNIGATDSGFVDIEEGNEDKLKEAVATIGPISVAIDASSDSFRIYLEGVYYEPDCSSDFLDHGVLAVGYGTDEKTGMDYWIVKNSWSTTWGDKGYIKMARNKDNNCGIASDASYPLV, from the exons ATGTACCATTTCCTTGGCACTTTGGCGCGTGTAAGAAAACAAAACGAACTCTACGAAAAGGGAGAATCAACTTGGAAGGCTGGAATCAATCAATTTGCCGACATG GATGATAATGAGTTTAAAACGACGTACCTTGGCTTCAAAACATGGTTCATTAAGGACAACGAGGTTGGCGCCACTTTCATTTCTCCTCATGGCGTGGAACTGCCGCCCTCAAAGGACTGGAGGGAACTGGGGGCTGTCACTCCAATCAAGGACCAGGGTCAATGCGGATCTTGCTGGGCTTTCAGTGCG acTGGATCTTTGGAAGGGCAGCACTTCCGCAAAACCGGAGTGCTGGTTTCGCTGAGCGAGCAGGATCTGGTTGACTGTTCCCATAAATACGACAATCACGGTTGCGATGGTGGCTTGATGGATAATGCTTTCTTGTATGTCAAGAGGAACAAGGGCATCGACACCGAGGAGGCATACCCTTACGAAGGACAGGACGGCAAGTGCAGGTTCAATGCAAGCAATATCGGCGCCACCGACTCTGGCTTTGTGGACATTGAGGAAGGAAATGAGGACAAGTTGAAGGAGGCCGTCGCCACCATCGGACCTATCTCGGTTGCCATTGATGCTAGTTCGGATTCCTTCAGGATCTACTTAGAAg GTGTTTACTACGAACCTGATTGCAGTTCAGACTTTTTAGACCACGGCGTGTTGGCTGTTGGCTACGGAACAGATGAAAAGACGGGTATGGACTATTGGATCGTCAAGAACTCCTGGAGCACCACCTGGGGCGACAAAGGCTACATCAAAATGGCTCGCAACAAAGACAACAACTGCGGTATCGCCAGTGACGCTAGCTACCctcttgtttaa
- the LOC135944081 gene encoding transmembrane reductase CYB561D2-like, protein MNGEKTESAFYEMSGRIPDDAIAEKKLELRKSGQPDLRMTFLSLVDALSHALAIWLVVYLSWDCLSHFELLAWHGPLFTLAYVLFMTEGLLIFLPHSVLTRGWGHKHLVKLHWILQLLGFICIVLGMIIIIVYKLLNNKRHFAKPHSITGLVAVILAVLVSLFGWWTRLHRQYHLGFKMSNLKLAHTALGVVAYGVGMAAQILGYFSNYYKKKHDVDWRVFLSVITGMLGLVAFLFASMSLYRRTKTFLRK, encoded by the exons ATGAACGGCGAGAAGACCGAGTCCGCCTTTTACGAGATGAGCGGTCGCATTCCCGACGATGCCATCGCCGAAAAGAAGCTGGAGCTGCGGAAAAGTGGCCAACCCGACCTCAGGATGACCTTTTTGAGTTTAGTCGACGCCCTGAGCCACGCGTTGGCCATCTGGCTCGTAGTCTACCTGTCCTGGGACTGCCTCAGCCATTTCGAGCTGCTCGCTTGGCACGGACCGCTTTTTACACTTgcg TACGTGTTGTTCATGACGGAGGGCTTGCTCATCTTCCTGCCGCACAGCGTGCTCACCCGGGGCTGGGGCCACAAGCATCTGGTCAAGCTGCACTGGATTTTACAGCTTTTGGGATTCATATGCATTGTTCTCGGCAtgatcatcatcatcgtctaCAAACTTTTGAACAACAAACGCCACTTCGCCAAACCGCACTCCATCACAGGCCTCGTGGCAGTGATTTTAGCAGTGCTGGTCAGTCTGTTTGGCTGGTGGACCAGACTGCACAGGCAA TATCACCTGGGCTTCAAAATGtctaatttgaaattggcccACACGGCGCTGGGCGTGGTTGCCTACGGCGTAGGGATGGCTGCTCAAATTCTCGGCTACTTTTCAAACTACTACAAGAAGAAACACGACGTTGACTGGCGAGTGTTCCTCTCCGTGATCACCGGCATGCTGGGCCTAGTGGCCTTCCTCTTTGCCTCCATGAGCCTCTACAGGAGGACCAAGACTTTTCTGCGCAAgtga